The following coding sequences are from one Nicotiana tomentosiformis chromosome 3, ASM39032v3, whole genome shotgun sequence window:
- the LOC104092342 gene encoding L-type lectin-domain containing receptor kinase S.4-like, with product MPTLCIPSSLVLYNVLLLLTLLPISIFSFSIGLGSHFDPNLGLIGDAKITKDGCFVQLTDPSKSSLSSGIVFQRIPFKFLDSNSFSTDFSFSISPHNGDGLSFVIVPTDFPSKFSKKMFGLSNERRYFGIEFDTLLNENVGDKNANHVGVNVGSIVSAKSTNVSFINLVLNSGKKLHSWVDYECTSKRLEVRLSEFGSPKPYDPLLVYQVDLGNMWKGEEVLAGLSSSTGSSFQVTSVYSWKFRVRSVPKWLHSQPADPHKIGNEHSLEKMANKRRFHLLAFLSGFIFATGCIALAAFVGLFLWVLLGNNSEVVIPAKSSVHPGDFRYEKVNVVVDDGSGHVKN from the coding sequence ATGCCCACATTGTGCATTCCCAGTAGCTTAGTGCTCTATAATGTTCTTCTTCTCTTGACTTTGCTCCCGATCTCCATTTTCTCCTTCTCAATTGGACTCGGTTCCCACTTTGATCCCAATCTTGGCCTTATTGGCGATGCTAAGATCACTAAAGATGGCTGCTTTGTGCAACTAACCGACCCATCAAAGTCTTCTCTGAGTTCCGGAATTGTCTTCCAGAGAATACCCTTCAAGTTTCTTGACTCCAATTCGTTTTCCACTGACTTCTCATTCTCTATCTCACCCCACAATGGTGATGGTCTTTCCTTCGTTATTGTTCCTACTGATTTCCCCTCCAAGTTTTCCAAGAAAATGTTCGGGCTTTCAAATGAAAGGCGGTATTTTGGGATTGAGTTTGATACTTTGTTGAACGAGAATGTTGGGGATAAAAATGCCAATCATGTGGGTGTGAACGTGGGCAGTATTGTTTCTGCAAAATCAACCAACGTTTCGTTCATCAACTTGGTGTTGAATAGTGGCAAAAAGCTGCATTCTTGGGTTGATTACGAATGCACTTCGAAAAGATTAGAGGTAAGACTAAGTGAATTCGGTAGTCCTAAGCCGTACGATCCCTTGTTAGTGTATCAGGTCGATTTGGGTAATATGTGGAAAGGCGAAGAAGTATTGGCGGGATTAAGTTCTTCTACTGGAAGTTCATTTCAAGTTACTAGTGTCTATTCATGGAAGTTCAGAGTGCGGAGTGTTCCAAAGTGGTTACATTCACAACCCGCGGATCCACACAAAATTGGGAACGAACATAGTCTGGAAAAGATGGCAAACAAAAGAAGGTTTCATCTTTTGGCATTTCTCTCTGGGTTTATCTTTGCGACAGGGTGTATAGCATTGGCCGCCTTTGTTGGACTGTTTTTGTGGGTGCTACTTGGCAATAATTCGGAGGTAGTGATCCCAGCAAAGAGCTCTGTGCATCCTGGAGATTTCAGGTATGAAAAGGTCAATGTGGTTGTAGATGATGGTTCAGGCCATGTTAAAAACTAA